A window of Chitinophaga sp. MM2321 contains these coding sequences:
- a CDS encoding serine hydrolase — protein MKMRYLFIALSLLTLQATAQNKTDSLQRLFDTLVARNNFNGCVLVAEEDKPIYKKAFGYADQEKGIPLNTASLFELASVSKQFTAMAIMQLQEKGKLSYEDSLQKYFPALPYRGVTIRNLLTHTSGITEFLGWNQQQLDTSRFYFNEDIVKLLPTVADSAAFRPGSKFSYSNTNYLLLAQIVAIVSGESFADYMQQHVFIPAGMKNTHVYSRLTAKNKLPNYALSYSWSAVANDFIPVNQQIEMGYRKYLDPIAGPYGISSNVEDLLKWDQALNTEKLVSRKTQEEAYAPFPLENGFAGFTSDSKYGFGWIFSKSPLKGNMYWHTGGLPGYTSVIARYPDTHKTIIVLCNYWNMASVVEIMSAIDHILWGEPYKMPTAIIYKRSISITNAQALNLEGKYTWDSQPGVEMYITSKGNHVYARLTNQAAYEIYPDSVNSFFYTVVAAKIKFDIADDGKPVRLTLFQNGLELKMTRQQE, from the coding sequence ATGAAAATGAGATACCTGTTTATTGCTTTATCCCTGCTCACACTACAAGCTACGGCGCAAAATAAAACCGATAGCCTGCAACGCCTGTTTGATACGCTGGTAGCACGTAATAATTTTAATGGCTGTGTACTCGTAGCAGAAGAAGACAAACCTATCTACAAAAAAGCATTTGGTTATGCCGACCAGGAAAAAGGAATCCCGTTAAACACAGCTTCGCTGTTTGAACTGGCATCTGTCTCCAAACAGTTTACAGCAATGGCTATTATGCAGTTGCAGGAGAAAGGAAAGTTGTCTTATGAAGACAGCCTGCAAAAATATTTCCCGGCGCTTCCCTACAGGGGCGTGACTATACGAAATCTCCTGACCCACACCTCCGGTATCACCGAATTCCTGGGTTGGAATCAGCAACAACTGGATACTTCCCGCTTTTACTTTAACGAAGACATTGTGAAGCTACTCCCAACCGTAGCTGACAGTGCTGCTTTCCGGCCGGGATCAAAGTTCAGTTATTCCAATACCAACTATCTTTTGCTGGCGCAGATCGTAGCAATTGTTTCGGGAGAATCTTTTGCGGACTATATGCAACAGCATGTTTTTATACCTGCGGGTATGAAAAACACGCACGTTTATTCCAGGTTAACAGCAAAAAACAAACTACCCAATTATGCGCTGAGTTATTCCTGGAGTGCAGTTGCGAATGATTTTATTCCTGTCAATCAGCAGATAGAGATGGGCTATAGAAAATACCTGGACCCTATTGCCGGTCCGTATGGGATCAGCAGTAATGTGGAAGACCTGCTGAAGTGGGACCAGGCCTTGAATACAGAGAAACTCGTTTCCCGGAAAACACAGGAAGAAGCCTACGCCCCCTTTCCCCTGGAAAATGGATTTGCAGGATTTACTTCCGACAGTAAATACGGCTTTGGCTGGATCTTTTCAAAGTCGCCACTGAAGGGAAACATGTACTGGCATACCGGCGGTCTTCCTGGTTATACCAGTGTTATTGCCAGGTATCCTGATACCCACAAAACCATTATTGTGCTTTGCAATTACTGGAACATGGCATCTGTTGTGGAAATCATGTCTGCCATTGACCATATCCTTTGGGGAGAACCTTATAAGATGCCTACTGCCATCATTTACAAGCGCAGTATCAGCATTACCAACGCACAGGCACTGAACCTGGAAGGCAAATATACCTGGGATAGCCAACCGGGTGTGGAAATGTATATCACCAGTAAAGGAAACCACGTGTATGCCCGGTTGACCAACCAGGCAGCCTATGAAATCTACCCTGATTCCGTTAACAGCTTTTTTTATACCGTAGTCGCAGCAAAAATTAAATTTGATATCGCCGATGACGGGAAACCCGTCCGGCTCACCCTCTTTCAGAACGGCCTGGAACTGAAGATGACGCGGCAGCAGGAATAA
- the dinB gene encoding DNA polymerase IV — protein sequence MEENDHKIQRKIIHIDMDAFYASVEQRDNPLYKGKAIAVGGSPDGRGGVVATASYEARKFGVRSAMPSKRALQLCPELIFIRPRFDAYKEASRKIREIFSRYTDLIEPLSLDEAYLDVTTDKQHIGSAIEIAKLIKEAIKTELQLTASAGVSINKFVAKIASDLDKPDGLTFIGPSAIGSFMEQLAVEKFHGVGKVTADKMKKMGLFTGGDLKKLSEQELKNHFGKVGAFYYRIVRGIDDREVQPHRETKSLGAEDTFPFDLTIVEDMHTELEKIARTVCTRLERYELKGRTITLKIKYSDFKQITRNQSFPYPVGDLDTILLTAKQLLAGTWPEDKKIRLLGITLSNFGEANPSQDKQSNPGQLSLFDFEG from the coding sequence ATGGAAGAAAACGACCACAAAATTCAACGGAAAATTATTCATATCGACATGGATGCATTTTATGCATCTGTGGAGCAGCGCGATAATCCACTCTACAAGGGTAAAGCCATTGCTGTGGGTGGTTCTCCTGATGGCCGCGGGGGTGTAGTGGCTACGGCCAGTTATGAAGCGCGCAAATTCGGGGTCCGTTCTGCGATGCCTTCCAAACGTGCTTTGCAGTTGTGTCCCGAATTGATTTTTATAAGACCAAGATTTGATGCGTATAAAGAAGCATCGCGTAAGATCCGCGAGATCTTCTCCCGGTATACCGATCTGATAGAACCATTGTCGCTCGATGAAGCCTACCTGGACGTCACTACCGACAAACAGCATATCGGTTCTGCTATTGAAATTGCAAAGCTCATTAAAGAAGCTATCAAAACGGAATTGCAGCTGACTGCTTCTGCGGGTGTTTCCATTAATAAGTTTGTGGCAAAAATTGCTTCTGATCTCGATAAACCGGATGGACTAACTTTCATCGGACCTTCTGCTATCGGTAGTTTTATGGAGCAACTGGCGGTGGAAAAATTCCATGGTGTAGGAAAGGTTACAGCGGATAAAATGAAAAAGATGGGCCTCTTTACAGGGGGCGATCTTAAAAAATTGTCGGAACAGGAACTGAAAAATCATTTCGGTAAAGTAGGTGCTTTCTATTACCGGATTGTGCGTGGTATTGATGACCGGGAAGTACAACCGCACCGGGAAACCAAATCACTGGGCGCAGAAGACACCTTTCCATTCGATCTGACGATCGTGGAAGACATGCACACAGAGCTGGAGAAAATCGCCAGAACAGTTTGTACAAGGTTGGAACGCTATGAGCTGAAGGGCCGTACTATTACACTCAAAATTAAGTACAGTGATTTTAAGCAGATCACCCGTAATCAATCTTTTCCTTATCCGGTTGGTGACCTGGATACTATTCTCCTTACCGCAAAACAGTTGTTGGCAGGCACCTGGCCTGAAGACAAGAAAATACGGCTGCTGGGAATAACACTGTCTAATTTCGGTGAAGCTAATCCAAGTCAGGATAAGCAAAGCAATCCGGGGCAGTTATCACTTTTCGATTTTGAGGGATGA
- a CDS encoding DUF4251 domain-containing protein, whose translation MKSSFALKTVFIFSMIALTTGSLYAQETKTQKKEEKAAEVKALIDSRNYVFVAQSALPMNGRTRQLTSEYNVTVTADSVVSYLPYFGRAYSAPYGSNKSPLDFKTKQFKYTSTPRKKDGWSISVKPTDQQDIQNINITVSSSGYGTLQVTSNNRQPMSFNGYIKEGKKQ comes from the coding sequence ATGAAAAGTTCGTTTGCATTAAAGACCGTATTCATCTTTTCAATGATTGCACTGACTACCGGAAGCCTGTACGCACAGGAAACAAAAACACAGAAAAAGGAAGAAAAAGCAGCGGAAGTAAAGGCGCTGATCGATTCCCGCAACTACGTTTTTGTAGCCCAGTCAGCCCTGCCTATGAATGGGCGTACACGTCAGCTTACTTCGGAATATAATGTCACCGTAACAGCTGATTCAGTGGTCAGCTACCTGCCTTATTTCGGGCGTGCCTATTCCGCACCTTATGGCTCCAATAAATCGCCACTGGATTTTAAAACAAAACAATTTAAATACACCAGTACACCCCGCAAAAAAGATGGTTGGAGTATCAGCGTGAAACCTACCGATCAGCAGGATATTCAAAATATTAATATTACCGTTTCCAGCAGTGGCTATGGCACATTACAGGTAACCAGCAATAACCGCCAGCCCATGTCTTTTAACGGGTATATCAAAGAAGGGAAGAAGCAATAA
- a CDS encoding ABC transporter ATP-binding protein, whose product MPNPYISLLKTAWTYAKRERKKYLLVYAMFICANIFFSLNPVLFGWFIGKIQRDSANLPYNTMLFAGGYFGLKLMEWAFHGPARVMERRLAFNLSRNFLQERYHQALHLPVKWHQDNHSGSVINRIRKAYEALKEFFERGFMYLHALSKLLFSVIAMMYFSPLFGTIGVLLGVVCIWVVLRFDRPIIKTLEEINEREHVVSATLFDSLSNIMTVITLRLEKSMEKGLLGKIAQIWPPFRRNTLINEWKWFVADIMITIIYCVVAIGYIFQHWVPGEVFYIAGLVTLVGYVNQFTSAFQDVAWQYTDVVQYNTSVETARNISNAYTEHHRPEAAVVLPASWQTIEISNLSFSHLTTYDNEHAPQSLHHLHLRIGRGKKIALIGESGSGKSTLLAILRGLYEPEQDTRFQVDGQAYPLATLNETVTLFPQEPEIFENTIAYNVTLGLPFIQEDILSVCESAHFTEVVSLLPEGLESDIREKGVNLSGGQKQRLALARGILAARGSEVILLDEPTSSVDPKTEAMIYEKMFHAFADKAIISSMHRLHLLPQFDYIYVLQQGRVAAEGTFTSLRASSGVFQELWKHQENK is encoded by the coding sequence ATGCCTAACCCATATATTTCTTTATTAAAAACGGCCTGGACATACGCAAAACGGGAGCGCAAAAAGTACCTGCTGGTATACGCCATGTTCATCTGTGCCAATATCTTCTTTTCACTGAATCCGGTATTGTTTGGCTGGTTTATCGGGAAGATCCAGCGGGATTCTGCGAACCTGCCCTATAATACCATGTTGTTTGCAGGCGGCTATTTCGGGCTGAAGCTGATGGAATGGGCCTTTCATGGACCTGCGCGGGTAATGGAACGACGGCTGGCCTTTAACCTGAGCCGGAATTTTTTACAGGAGAGATATCACCAGGCGCTGCACCTGCCGGTAAAGTGGCACCAGGACAACCACAGCGGGTCTGTGATCAACCGGATCCGCAAGGCGTATGAAGCCCTGAAAGAATTTTTTGAACGGGGATTCATGTACCTGCATGCCCTCTCCAAATTACTGTTTTCCGTTATTGCCATGATGTACTTCTCGCCTTTGTTCGGCACTATTGGTGTATTGCTCGGTGTAGTTTGTATCTGGGTGGTGCTACGGTTTGACAGGCCCATCATCAAAACGCTGGAAGAGATTAATGAACGGGAACACGTGGTATCTGCTACCCTGTTTGACAGTCTTTCCAATATTATGACAGTCATCACCCTCCGGCTGGAAAAGAGCATGGAAAAAGGTTTGCTGGGAAAGATCGCGCAAATATGGCCACCCTTCCGCCGCAATACCCTCATCAACGAATGGAAGTGGTTCGTAGCAGATATCATGATCACCATCATTTATTGCGTGGTGGCAATCGGGTATATTTTCCAGCACTGGGTGCCGGGAGAAGTATTTTATATCGCAGGGCTGGTAACCCTGGTGGGCTATGTCAACCAGTTTACCAGCGCGTTCCAGGATGTAGCCTGGCAGTATACCGATGTGGTGCAATATAATACCTCCGTAGAAACAGCGCGTAATATCAGTAATGCCTATACGGAGCATCACCGGCCCGAAGCCGCGGTGGTGCTGCCTGCCTCGTGGCAGACTATTGAGATCAGTAACCTCAGCTTTTCGCATCTCACCACCTATGATAATGAGCATGCACCACAAAGTTTGCATCACCTGCATTTACGGATAGGCCGTGGAAAAAAGATTGCCCTTATCGGGGAAAGCGGTAGCGGAAAAAGCACGCTGCTGGCTATTTTGAGAGGGCTGTATGAACCGGAACAGGATACGCGGTTCCAGGTAGACGGACAAGCTTACCCGTTGGCAACGCTTAATGAAACCGTTACGTTGTTTCCGCAGGAGCCGGAAATTTTTGAAAACACGATTGCGTATAATGTTACGCTTGGATTGCCCTTTATACAGGAAGACATCCTGTCTGTTTGTGAAAGCGCACATTTCACGGAAGTGGTATCGTTGCTGCCGGAAGGACTTGAATCGGATATCCGGGAGAAAGGCGTGAACCTTTCCGGTGGTCAGAAACAAAGGCTGGCACTGGCCCGTGGCATCCTGGCAGCAAGGGGCAGCGAAGTGATTTTGCTGGACGAGCCTACCAGCAGTGTAGATCCTAAAACAGAAGCCATGATCTATGAAAAGATGTTCCATGCCTTTGCTGATAAAGCCATTATCTCTTCTATGCACCGGCTGCACCTGTTGCCGCAGTTCGATTATATTTATGTATTGCAGCAGGGCCGCGTTGCTGCCGAAGGAACATTCACATCCCTGCGGGCCAGCAGCGGCGTGTTTCAGGAGTTATGGAAACACCAGGAAAACAAATAG
- a CDS encoding NAD(P)/FAD-dependent oxidoreductase → MINGQLYDVIIIGGSYAGLSAAMALGRSFRQVLVLDNGMPANRQTPHAHNFITHDGQTPAAIAAAAKEQVSHYPTIQFKNETAVSATINGMGFLIETKNGEHFQAKKLLLATGITDIMPDIKGFAAAWGISVLHCPYCHGYEVRNEVTGILSNGEEAYEFSKMIHHWTSNLTIFTNGAAVFSNEQLDKLATHRIAVNDKVIREIEQEKGQVKQLLFTDGSSAPVRVLYARPAMRLSGDIPVALGCVLTATGHIEADSFQRTSVPGVFAAGDCTTPFRSLSQATAAGTLAGAMINKALVEEVW, encoded by the coding sequence ATGATCAACGGACAATTATATGATGTTATTATTATCGGGGGCAGCTATGCCGGCTTATCCGCCGCCATGGCCCTGGGGCGCTCTTTCAGGCAGGTATTGGTACTGGATAACGGCATGCCCGCCAACAGGCAAACGCCGCATGCGCACAACTTTATTACGCATGACGGCCAGACACCCGCGGCCATTGCAGCAGCTGCGAAAGAACAGGTAAGCCACTACCCTACCATACAGTTCAAAAACGAAACAGCTGTCAGCGCAACGATAAATGGAATGGGCTTTCTGATTGAAACCAAAAACGGTGAACATTTTCAGGCAAAAAAATTATTGCTGGCTACCGGCATAACGGATATAATGCCCGATATAAAAGGCTTTGCAGCAGCCTGGGGCATCTCTGTACTTCATTGTCCCTATTGCCATGGTTACGAGGTGCGCAATGAGGTAACCGGGATACTGAGCAACGGGGAAGAAGCTTATGAGTTTAGTAAAATGATTCATCACTGGACGAGTAACCTCACCATTTTCACTAATGGCGCCGCTGTTTTTAGTAATGAACAACTCGATAAACTGGCTACACATCGTATAGCCGTCAACGATAAAGTGATCCGTGAAATTGAACAGGAAAAAGGGCAGGTAAAACAACTTCTTTTTACAGATGGCAGCAGCGCGCCGGTCCGTGTTTTATACGCCCGGCCAGCCATGCGTTTATCCGGCGATATCCCCGTTGCATTGGGATGCGTGCTCACCGCAACAGGCCACATCGAAGCAGATAGTTTTCAGCGTACCAGCGTACCCGGTGTGTTCGCTGCGGGCGACTGCACCACTCCTTTCCGCAGCCTCTCCCAGGCCACTGCGGCAGGTACCCTGGCGGGCGCCATGATCAATAAAGCGTTAGTGGAAGAAGTTTGGTAA
- a CDS encoding contact-dependent growth inhibition system immunity protein: protein MNKKDIWRYKSLEQLEHKSWEPTTETEKDAVLVTGLVKRCIALSKVPVIKLTASDLRVLIGQSFNPTYLVPLAIEKLKDDLFVEADLYRGDLLKNVLDVPAPFWEEHEDLHEDLKKMIKERAVEIETEIDLPGYWQS, encoded by the coding sequence ATGAACAAAAAAGATATATGGAGATATAAATCTTTGGAGCAATTAGAACACAAAAGTTGGGAACCCACTACAGAAACGGAAAAGGACGCAGTATTAGTTACAGGATTAGTTAAAAGATGCATCGCTTTAAGCAAAGTACCGGTAATCAAGTTAACCGCCAGCGATTTAAGGGTATTAATCGGACAATCATTTAACCCGACTTATCTGGTTCCCTTAGCTATTGAGAAATTAAAAGATGATTTGTTTGTAGAAGCAGATCTGTACCGTGGCGATTTACTGAAAAATGTACTGGACGTACCCGCACCATTCTGGGAAGAGCATGAGGATCTTCACGAAGATCTGAAAAAGATGATCAAAGAAAGAGCCGTAGAAATTGAGACAGAGATAGACTTACCTGGTTACTGGCAGTCGTAA
- a CDS encoding GNAT family N-acetyltransferase: MHIRKATINDIGQLRTLYRQTIQEINSRDYDATQIAAWAATADRISSLEKKITTQHFYVVVTPAEMVTGFASLEDTGELDMMFVHKDFQRQGIASMLVHKLFKIAVAQQIPVLTAYVSITAKPFFETMGFIPIEQQTVMIGETGLTNYAMQRVMEVVEK, from the coding sequence ATGCACATACGAAAAGCGACCATCAACGATATAGGCCAGTTACGGACATTGTACCGGCAAACAATACAGGAAATCAACAGCCGTGATTATGACGCCACGCAGATAGCAGCATGGGCTGCTACAGCAGACCGTATTTCATCTCTCGAAAAAAAAATAACAACACAACATTTCTATGTGGTAGTAACACCCGCAGAAATGGTGACAGGCTTCGCCTCATTGGAAGATACGGGCGAACTGGATATGATGTTTGTACACAAAGACTTTCAACGGCAAGGCATTGCCTCCATGCTGGTGCATAAGCTGTTTAAAATCGCTGTAGCGCAGCAGATACCGGTGCTTACAGCCTATGTAAGCATTACCGCGAAACCATTTTTTGAAACGATGGGCTTTATCCCTATCGAACAACAAACGGTTATGATCGGAGAAACAGGGCTAACAAATTACGCCATGCAACGGGTAATGGAAGTCGTTGAAAAATAG
- a CDS encoding DUF1553 domain-containing protein, which produces MRIIPVLVISFSIGIILVACNSRKRVDFSTEVKPILNKHCISCHGGVKQNGGFSVLFREEAMGITKSGKPAIIPGHPEKSEFIRRLTCKDPKERMPRKGEPLTAEEVDILTRWVKQGAEWGKHWAYMPLHPVKVPDINVDKGNDIDRFIQERLQQEGLKPAPEADKMTLLRRVSLDLTGLPPTPEMARSFAADNNPHAYEQIVDSLLASPHYGERWAAMWLDLARYSDTKGYERDPGRKIWRYRDWVINAFNQDMPYDTFTIEQLAGDLLPHPTNDQIIATAFHRNTMTNDEGGTQDEEFRTAAVMDRLSTTMEAWQGTTIACVQCHSHPYDPFHFEDYYKLLAFLNNTRDEDTEMDHPKLRLYDSVSLAEVNQIAGWVQQYGNATQQHDVQEFLQVLEPKVHAHVCDEYINGALVDTKYMGVRNNGSCRMPGQSLDGKTQLFMNYWTGNKGGVVEFRLDSLRGKTILTHQLAPTSGRQVIAMPLPALTGKHDLYLVFRNPAINPADVVCMVEWFAFRDDLPGKGQPGYEKITAEMLALVNKKPEDVPVMVENPASMRRTTNIFERGNMMVKGAAVEPDVPHSLNPFPADAPRNRLGLARWLVDTKNPLTARVMVNRLWEQLFGTGIVETVEDFGTQGFLPSHPALLDWLSYRYMHDYRWSTKSILREIVMSAAYKQDAATSPDLLEKDPANRLLARGPHFRLTAEAVRDQALAVSGLLNRHLNGPSIMPYQPDNIWQTVYSGETWHTAEDGNQYRRAVYVYQKRTSPYPSMLSFDGSSREVCLQRRIRTNTPLQALVTLNDPVYVETARSLAQHMQRNGGKDATACIRWGYQTALFRQLPDNKLAVLQKLYNQALEQYRKEPAAAAALLQCKDKPPQMAELAALTVVANAIMNLDEFLTKS; this is translated from the coding sequence TTGAGAATTATACCAGTCCTTGTTATTTCTTTCAGTATAGGTATTATACTGGTCGCCTGCAATTCCCGCAAGCGGGTAGATTTCAGTACGGAAGTAAAACCCATCCTAAATAAACATTGCATCAGTTGCCACGGTGGCGTAAAGCAGAATGGCGGCTTCAGTGTGCTATTCCGGGAAGAGGCCATGGGTATCACCAAATCCGGCAAACCGGCTATCATACCCGGGCATCCTGAAAAAAGCGAGTTCATACGCCGCCTTACCTGCAAAGACCCGAAAGAACGGATGCCGAGAAAAGGGGAGCCGCTGACCGCTGAAGAAGTAGACATCCTGACGAGATGGGTAAAACAAGGCGCCGAATGGGGCAAGCACTGGGCTTATATGCCGCTGCATCCCGTAAAGGTGCCGGATATAAATGTGGATAAAGGCAATGACATTGATCGCTTTATACAGGAACGGCTGCAACAGGAAGGGCTCAAACCCGCCCCCGAAGCAGATAAGATGACACTATTGCGTCGTGTGAGCCTGGATCTTACCGGTTTACCACCCACACCTGAAATGGCCCGCTCCTTTGCGGCTGATAATAATCCGCATGCCTATGAGCAAATAGTAGACAGCCTGCTGGCTTCTCCCCACTACGGTGAACGTTGGGCTGCCATGTGGCTGGACCTGGCCCGTTATTCTGATACCAAAGGTTATGAACGCGATCCCGGCAGAAAAATATGGCGCTACCGCGACTGGGTGATCAATGCCTTTAACCAGGACATGCCTTACGATACCTTTACCATAGAGCAACTGGCCGGCGACCTGTTGCCACACCCTACCAACGATCAGATCATAGCAACGGCTTTCCACCGCAATACCATGACGAACGATGAAGGAGGTACACAGGATGAAGAATTCCGTACCGCCGCTGTGATGGATCGTCTCAGTACCACCATGGAAGCATGGCAGGGTACTACCATTGCCTGTGTGCAATGTCATAGCCATCCTTATGACCCTTTCCATTTTGAAGATTACTACAAGCTCCTGGCTTTTCTGAATAATACCCGTGATGAAGATACCGAAATGGATCACCCCAAACTACGTTTATACGATAGCGTTAGTCTGGCAGAAGTGAACCAGATCGCAGGCTGGGTGCAACAATATGGTAACGCTACCCAGCAGCACGACGTACAGGAGTTCCTGCAGGTACTGGAACCGAAAGTACACGCGCATGTTTGCGATGAATATATCAATGGCGCACTGGTAGACACCAAATATATGGGGGTACGGAATAATGGAAGCTGCCGCATGCCGGGGCAATCGCTCGATGGTAAAACGCAGCTGTTCATGAATTATTGGACCGGCAACAAAGGCGGTGTGGTAGAATTCCGGCTCGACAGCCTCCGTGGAAAAACCATCCTCACGCATCAACTGGCGCCTACAAGCGGCAGACAGGTGATCGCCATGCCGCTGCCGGCACTCACCGGCAAACACGACCTGTACCTGGTATTCCGCAACCCAGCCATCAATCCCGCCGACGTGGTATGCATGGTCGAATGGTTTGCTTTCCGGGACGATCTGCCTGGAAAAGGACAGCCAGGATATGAAAAAATAACAGCAGAAATGCTGGCACTGGTAAATAAAAAACCGGAAGATGTACCGGTAATGGTAGAAAACCCGGCCTCCATGCGCCGCACCACCAACATATTTGAACGTGGCAACATGATGGTAAAAGGAGCAGCCGTAGAACCTGATGTACCACATTCCTTAAACCCGTTCCCTGCCGATGCCCCCCGCAATCGCCTGGGCCTGGCGCGCTGGTTGGTAGACACCAAAAACCCGCTTACCGCACGCGTTATGGTAAACCGGCTATGGGAACAACTCTTTGGCACCGGCATCGTGGAAACAGTAGAAGATTTCGGTACACAGGGCTTCCTGCCTTCACATCCGGCGCTGCTGGACTGGCTTTCTTATCGCTACATGCACGATTACCGGTGGAGTACCAAATCAATATTACGCGAAATAGTGATGTCCGCAGCCTATAAACAGGACGCTGCTACCAGCCCCGATCTGTTGGAGAAAGACCCTGCTAACCGGTTACTGGCACGGGGACCACATTTCAGGCTGACTGCCGAAGCAGTACGTGATCAGGCCCTGGCCGTGAGTGGTTTATTAAACCGTCATCTCAATGGTCCCAGTATCATGCCTTATCAACCCGACAACATCTGGCAAACTGTATATAGTGGCGAAACCTGGCATACAGCCGAAGATGGCAACCAGTATCGTCGTGCAGTATATGTGTACCAAAAGCGCACCAGCCCCTATCCATCTATGCTTTCCTTCGATGGATCCAGCCGGGAGGTATGTCTGCAACGCCGCATCCGTACCAATACGCCGCTACAGGCACTGGTGACGCTCAACGATCCGGTATATGTGGAAACGGCCCGTAGTCTTGCGCAACATATGCAACGCAACGGTGGGAAAGATGCCACTGCGTGTATCCGTTGGGGTTACCAAACCGCTTTGTTCCGGCAACTCCCGGATAATAAGCTGGCGGTACTGCAAAAATTATACAACCAGGCATTGGAACAATACCGCAAAGAACCGGCAGCAGCGGCTGCCCTGTTGCAATGCAAAGACAAGCCGCCACAGATGGCGGAACTGGCTGCACTGACAGTAGTGGCCAATGCCATCATGAACCTCGATGAATTTTTAACGAAATCGTAA
- a CDS encoding AraC family transcriptional regulator — protein sequence MIKKGEGFHGQQAIVIPRNILQNKCAGEPVSAPLYITDIGYYPKAKFHYRKRVRGVDQHILIYCVEGSGNIMLKKETYPIGAGDCFIIPRRWAHAYSADEQDPWTIYWIHFTGHTADAIVEMAQQQCNGHKIFLPHSTERQVLFNNIYQQLNRGYRTENLVYANMNFWSFMASCIYPGTYTPGKLKPEHDAIDMAIDYMNQHVRYMLTLQQMAQSVNLSPSHFSYLFKTNTGFTPIEYFNHLKVQQACQYLIFTHLRIKEIAALLGIEDPYYFSRMFTKVMGMSPNQYREKKTAS from the coding sequence ATGATCAAAAAAGGAGAAGGCTTCCACGGGCAACAGGCGATTGTGATACCACGTAATATCCTGCAAAACAAGTGCGCGGGCGAGCCGGTATCCGCTCCGCTCTATATCACAGATATCGGTTATTATCCCAAAGCAAAATTTCATTATCGTAAACGGGTAAGAGGCGTTGATCAGCATATTCTTATTTATTGCGTGGAAGGCAGCGGCAACATTATGCTGAAGAAAGAAACTTACCCGATCGGGGCAGGTGATTGCTTCATCATCCCGCGCAGGTGGGCACATGCATACAGTGCCGATGAACAGGACCCCTGGACAATTTACTGGATACATTTCACCGGACATACCGCCGATGCCATTGTGGAGATGGCCCAACAGCAATGCAACGGACATAAAATTTTCCTCCCGCATTCAACAGAAAGACAAGTGCTCTTCAATAATATTTATCAGCAACTAAATAGAGGCTACCGAACGGAAAACCTCGTTTATGCCAACATGAATTTCTGGTCATTTATGGCATCCTGTATTTATCCCGGTACTTATACACCCGGGAAACTGAAACCCGAACATGATGCCATAGATATGGCCATTGATTATATGAATCAGCACGTAAGATATATGCTTACGCTGCAACAAATGGCACAGTCGGTGAACCTCTCTCCCTCTCATTTTTCCTATCTCTTTAAAACAAATACCGGCTTCACACCTATTGAGTATTTCAATCACCTGAAAGTGCAACAGGCCTGTCAGTACCTGATTTTCACCCATCTACGCATCAAAGAAATAGCAGCACTGCTTGGCATCGAAGATCCTTACTACTTTTCGCGTATGTTTACCAAAGTAATGGGCATGTCGCCAAACCAGTACCGGGAAAAGAAAACAGCATCGTAA